Sequence from the Nitrospinaceae bacterium genome:
TCCTTCCAGAAGCAGGTTCCTTAATTAATTATAATATAAATTGTTAACGATATTGCGAAACCTTTTGTCAGAATAATTAAATTTAACCCGGACGCTAATTTTGTTATACTCTCAGCTCCTTTAAGGGTGCAGATCATACAGGAAGAATCCATTCACTGTTCCCACCGAACCTTCCTTCCCATTGCATGGAGAATAACAAAAAAGTAAGCAAAGCGGCGGGAGCTGTCAGCGGCATGACCCTCCTTTCCAGGGTATTTGGAATGGTGCGGGATCTCGTGGTCGCCATGCAGTTTGGCTCATCCGCCGCCGCGGATGCCTTTTTTGTCGCTTTTCGCATTCCCAATATGCAGAGGAAGATTCTCGGCGAAGGCGCGGTCAGCGCGGCTTTTATCCCGGTATTCACCGATCTTTTGAAAACCAGGGGGAAGAACGCCGCCTGGGAAATGACCGCCAACCTGCTGAACATTCTTTTCGTCATTCTGGTGACCGTTACCCTGGCGATGGTTGTTTTCAGTCCGGCAGTCGTTACCGTATTTGCGCCCGGCTTTTTAGATGACCCGGAAAAATTTGATCTGACGGTGAAACTGACCCGTTGGATGGCCCCCTATCTGATCTTTATCGGCGTGGCGGCATTTTGTATGGGCATTTTGAACACCTTCCAGGTTTTTGCCCTTCCTGCCGCCGCGCCGGTCCTGCTCAATATCAGCATGATTCTCGGGGTGCTTTTCGTTTCGCCGTTGATGGAAGAGCCGATCCTGGGCCTGGCTGTAGGGGTTCTGGTTGGCGGCGTTTTACAGTTTCTAGTGCAACTCCCTGCAACCTTCCGCAAGGGATTGAGATTAGTCAAAACATTCAAGCCACGGCACCCCGAGATCGTCAGGATCGGCAAATTGATGGTCCCGGTCATGTTCGGACTGGCCGTTTACGAATTCAATATGCTGGTCGATACCCTCCTCGCGTCACTGCTTCCGGGAGGCTCCATATCGTATTTATACTACGGCAACCGGCTGGTGCAACTGCCGCTGGGAGTGTTCGGGGTGGCGCTGGGAGTGGCCATCCTGCCCATGTTGTCCCAGCAGGCCGCAAATAAAGATTTTTCGGAACTGAAAAAAACCCTCTCTTTCGGAATTCGATTTATTTTATTCATTACGGTTCCCGCCACGGTAGGGCTGATCGTTTTGAAGTTTCCCATCATCAACGTGCTCTGGGAGCGCGGAGAGTTTTTGCGGGCCTCGACCGACGGGACAGCCATCGCGCTGTTGTATTACTCGCTGGGGCTCTGCGCTTTTTGCGGAATCAAGGTGGTCGTGCCGGCTTTTTACTCGCTCCAGGACACAAAAACCCCGGCAAGAATAGGTGTCTATTCGATGCTTCTCAATGTCGTGTTGAACGTCGTTTTGATGGGACCCCTGCAACATGGAGGTCTGGCTCTTGCCACCTCAATTTCGGCTTTTTTTAATGTTTTACTGCTGATCTATTTTTTGAAAAAACGCCTGGGGTTGATCGGTGGACGCCTGATACTCACGACCACCATCAAATTAGCCCTGTCCTCCACCCTGATGGGGATTCTCATTTATTATTGCGACCAGGCCTTTTTTGATCCCTTGGCGCCGATCGGAGAGCGGGTTTTAGTATTGACGGGTTGCATTTTTACCGGGGTATTCAGCTTTGGAGTTTTATCCTATCTCCTGAAAAATGAAGAATTGACCTTTCTCCTGGAGCTGTTCCGAAACCGTTTGCGAAAAGCCTGAGGCTACGCTGCCCCTTGTTTTCATCTGTTCTTCCTCTATAATGTCCGCCCAACCATTGTCTGAAAGGAAACGTGTCGAATGATTGCCTGTCTGGATCTTGAAGGGGTCCTGGTGCCCGAAGTGTGGATCGCCTTTGCGAAAAAAACCGGGATCGAAAAACTCCGCCTCACCACGCGGGACATCCCGGATTATAACGAGTTGATGCGTGGCCGGCTGAAAATCCTCGAGGAGAATAACCTGAAACTGACGGACATTGAAGACGTGATCCGCGGCATTGCTCCCCTGCCGGGAGCGTATGAGTTTTTGCAATGGCTTCAGTCGGAATTTCAGGTGATCATTTTATCGGACACATTTTATGAATTTGCCGGGCCTTTGATGGCGCAACTGGGAAACCCCACGTTGTTTTGCCACAGTCTCCTTGTGGATGGTGAAGGAAGAATCACTGACTACCGATTGCGGATCACCGATGGCAAGACCAAGGCGGTCCGGGCGCTGAAGAATCTAAACTTTCAGGTGATTGCCGCCGGGGATTCCTACAACGACACGGGAATGTTGCAAGAAGCCAATGCCGGGATTCTATATTGTCCGCCGGATAACGTGATCGAGGAATTTCCGCAATTCAAAGTGACACAAAATTACGGGGAATTTAAAGAGGCATTGCTCGCCACGCGTGAGGCTTTGCTGACAACCACGGCACCCTAGCCGTCATTTTATTTCTGTGTCCAGATCATCCTTGATGATCCATCCGACTTTCCCGCCACCGGTTATTTTCCACCAGTCCTCGTTGCCTTCGAGAATGGTGACCTTGGCTCCCTTTTTCAGAACCGTCAGGGTTTTCCCGTCATTGGATGGTTTCTCCCGCACTTTCGACTGATCGGCTTTGATGTGGTGGCTTGTCGTGAAATCCACCGCGTGTGGTTTTGCGACTTTCTTCCCGGATTTCGATTTCATGACAGGGCCCTCCTCCACCGGGGCTTCTTCCCGGCTGTCCCACAATTGCAGATCCAGCTTAAAGATAGCGAGGGCGGAGAATAAAGCGACGATCAGAAAAATTCTAAAAAAAGTCTGGCCAAATCCAATACCCTCATCCGGTTCTTCCTCGGGAATATTGGGCGGGCCGCAATGCGGACAAAACGCGGCCCCTGCAGGAATCGGTTCCCGGCAGTGAGAACAATATTCCTGCCCCCCTCTTTTTTTGGCGTTTCCAATCAAAGAATCTTTCATTGCCAGTTTTCCCTCTTAATCCAGTTGATAGACGGCTTGATACTTATTTTTGAGATAATCGATAAAAATGTCAGGGTTGAGGGGTTCTCCGGTGACTTGCAGGACCAGTTCCTGAGGGGTGTATAGCCTGCCCTGACGGTGGATTTTTTCGTTCAGCCAGTTTTTAATGGGGGAAAAATCCCCCTTCTCGATATGTTTCTCCGTTTCCGGGACTTCGCGGACCAGAGTTCCATAAAACTGACAGGCATACATGGCGCCCAACGTGTATGAAGGGAAATAACCAAAAGACCCACTGCTCCAGTGCACATCCTGAAGGACTCCCAGCGTATCCGTAGGAGGTTTGACGCCCAGGTAGTTTAACATTTTATCGTTCCAGATTTCCGGCAAATCATCCACGGTCATTGAGCCGTCGAACAAACCCTTTTCAATTTCAAATCTCAGGATCACGTGCAGGGGATAAGTCAACTCGTCGGCTTCCACGCGGATGAACGAAGGCTGGCAGGTGTTGATGGCTTTATACAGCGCATCAGCAGGCACTCCGTTGAGATTGTCCGGAAACGTAGCGCGAAACGTATCGAGGTAGCGGGTACAAAATGCCAGGCTCTGCGCGATCATTCGCTCCCAGAAAAGCGATTGCGATTCATGAATCCCCATCGTCAACGGTTCAGAAACCGGCAGGTCGCGGCCCTCCGCCATGCGGCCCTGCTCGTAAAGCCCGTGCCCCGTCTCGTGAATGACCGCATACAACGATTCGATAAAATCGCTGTCCTTGTAACGGGTGGTGATGCGAACGTCCGTCGGGTGTCCTCCTCCGCAGAACGGATGGACGGAAACATCCATGCGTCCCTGATCAAAAGCGAACCCCATGTCCGTGCTGATCTTTCTGCCCAGCGCTTCCTGCTTGTCCACCGGAAACGTGCCCTGTAAAAAAGAAGTGTCCGGCTGCGGTTTGTCCTGAATAGCCTGAATCAGCGGGATCAGTTCCGCCTTCAATCGTTCAAAGATAGGAGCGATCTCCGCCATCGTGGTCCCGCGCTCAAAATCGTCGATGTTCGCGTCGTAAGGCGCAAGGTCGGGAAAGACACACTTGGCCCACTGTTTTTTTAAGTCCAGAAAGCGCTTGAGGACCGGCGCGAAATCGGAAAACCGGTTGTCCTTGCGGGCATTGGCCCAGACGAGGTGGCCCCTTGAACTCAGCTCGGCCATTTCCTGGACCAACTTCTTTGGGACTTTGGTCTCCATGTCGTAGTCCCGCTGAGCTTCACGGATGTTGCACCACTCATGGGCGTTGAAAGCCGAAGGATCTTCTTTTTGCAGTTTGTCCAGACATTCGCCCAGCCTGGGGTCCGTGTCTCTTTCATGAATCACCCCGGCCAGGGCGGAGATCTGTTTCGCGCGCGCCTCCCCCGCACCGGAGGGCATGATCACCTCCTGATCCCAATGCAAAGTGCTCATCACTCCTTCGAGGCGGGAGATTTCCTCCAACTTTTCGACTAAATCTTCGTATGCGCTATTTACAACCGTTGTCATGATGTTCTCGAATTTATTGGGTTAATCCCTGATCGGGGAAGGATCACTTCAGTGATGAAACCTTAAATTTACCACAACACCCACAGGGTGACGACACAAAGATCGCAAAGAAAACAATAGGGCTGAAAAAGGATCGATAGGATTAATAGGATGAACCAAATTAATCCTTCTCCCCTTCAAGGGGAGAGGGCTGGTGAGGGGTGGTAGCTCCTCCCTTCTTTGAAGCACCCCTTCTTTTAAGGTTGCGCCATTTTCAAAGGCTCGCGATAGGGTTATGGAAGTCCTCCTGCGATGGGGGGGGAGGAAAGGGCGAATCCACATGACACAGGCAAAAAAACTGATATAATCCGGTCCATTCTGTTAATCCTGTCTAATAAAAATTATTGAGTTAGAACTATGGAAAATGAAACGGTGAAGACCATCGAGGGTCGGTTGGAGATTCTCTACAAGGGTGTGATCAGTGAAGAGAACTCGGTGCAGTACTATGAAAGCCTCATCGAAAAAACTTTCGGCGACGCGGAGGAAGACATCGGCAAGCGGCGTATGTATGAAGATCTCAAGCAGGAAGAAGTGAAGCACGTCGAAAAATTCCGTTCCCTCATTAAGCACTGGGAAGAAAAATTGGATGAATTGAAAAAATGACCTCCCTCTGCGGTCTCAGCGTTCACTACGGTTAAATTAAATCCCCCCGACCCCCTTTATGAAAGGGGGAGAAGATCACAAGACTATAAACCCCGTATTTTCATAGGTTTTTGCCTTCGCTTAATCATTGACAAGATTGCCCCCATGAAATAGAATTGATAACAATTCTCATTTTTATTTTAATGCGAAAGGCCTGCGAAGCCCATTGGAATCAAAGCCCGTTTTAACCACTTGATTAACCATACATTTCTCTAACTATCCATAAATACACCCATGAGAAAAAATCCCCGCCCCACCCTGCTGTTGAACGTTTTGATGATCGCCTTGTGTTTTTCCCCGATTCATGCGCAAGCGGCCACGGAATCCCTGGAAAGCACGATCAAAAAGATCATCATGATGATGAACATCGTCGGTGTCGAGTATGAAGCCGGCATCGTCGATGGAAAAATCGTCAACGCCGCCGAATATGAAGAGAGCAAGGTTTTTCTGCAACAGTCGGAGAACCGTTTTAAACGGCTTCCCGCTCCCAAGGCAGGTGCCGAGGCAACGGCCCCTCTCCTTGCAAATTTTACCGATCTGGCGGAAAAGATTCAGTCCAAGGTGGATGCCGCGGAAGTCTATGCACTGGTCAATACGATCAATGCGGGCATCAAAAAGGCTTATGACATTAAAATCAGCCAGACGCCAGCCAACCCCGTGTCTCTCGCTAACGGCAAAACGATTTTCGAAAACAAATGCGCGGTGTGCCACGGACTGACGGGCAAAGGCGACGGCCCCATCGCCGCGCAGTTGGACCCGGCTCCTGCCGTTCTCGCCGACCCTCAGCTCACCGGCGACGATCACACGGTGGCTTTCGACAATTTCCAGGTCATTAACGTGGGCATCGCCAACACCGCCATGGTCGGCTGGGCGGATTTTCTGTCGGAGCAGGATTTATGGGATGTCACTTACTATGTCCGTTCCTTTTCCAATGAAAACGTGAAGTTGCCATTAATCACGGCGGGCCTCGCCGGCGCGGATGGTGTGAACGAAGGGGACGGTTCCAAACAAGCGGCTGCCGCTGTGGCCGAATCCCGCAATTTGCTGGACACCAGCCTTGAGATTTTTAAAAAGGGCGATATCCAGACGGCGGCGGACACGGCTTTCGACGCCTACCTCGCCTACGAGGGGATCGAAGCGGGACTGATCAGCAAAAAGAAGGAACTGGGTCTCCGGCTTGAATCGGCTTTCAGCCGTTATCAGGGAGAAATCAAACGCCAGGCCGCGCTACCGCACGTTGAAAAAATTCACGCGACCCTGCACACCGATCTTTCCGAGGCACTGGAAATCCTTCAGAAAAAAGTCAGCTTCACCGGGCTGTTCATCCAATCGTTTTCCATCATCGTCCGTGAAGGATTCGAAGCGATCCTGATCATTGCCGCGTTGATTGCTTTTCTGGTCAAGTCGCGCAATCAGGATAAATTGAAATCCATTTACACCGGCGTGATTCTTGGAATCGTCGGAAGTTTTTTGACCGCCTATGTTGTCCACGAAGTTCTGCATCTCAGCGTGTCCAGCCAGGAATTGCTGGAGGGCTGGATCATGCTGGTCGCCGTGGTGGTACTGTTCTGGGTCAGTTACTGGCTGGTATCCAAAATTGAAGCCGAGAAATGGCAGTCATACATCACCAAAAAAATGAAAACCGCGGTCTCCACCGGAAGCGCCTTTGCTTTGGGCGGCGTGGCCTTTTTGTCCGTTTACCGGGAAGGATTTGAAACCGTCCTGTTCTACAAAGCGCTTTACTTGTATGCCGGAGAAGGGACCGCAGGCATTATCCCCGGATTCCTTGTCGGGTGCGCCGTTTTGGGCGTTGTATATTATCTGATCAATAAGGTGGGGCTGAAGGTTCCGATCAAGTGGTTTTTTGCTTTCACCAGTGTTTTTCTTTACTTCATGGCATTCACATTTATGGGAAAAGGTCTGCACGAGTTGCAGATGGGGCAGTCGCTGAGCATGACGCAGGCTGACTTTGCGCCGCATATTTCATGGCTGGGAATGTACCCCACGTGGGAAACCTTCATCGGGCAGATGGTTCTGGTTCTGGCTTATGTGGCCGCACTGGTATACACCTTCGGGATCAAACCGGAAGTGGAAACCGAACAGCTCAAAAAGGAAACTTCTCATATTCAAAAAGACATCACCGTGGTGCACGATCTGGTGGAACATATCTCGCATCACGCCAAGCGCTGTGAAATTTTCCTGAAAGACACCAAGGATCAGGATTTGAAGGAACTTTCCGGGCATCTCAAGGAAATCGACGAGAAAATCCACGAGCTTTTTGACCATGTTTCATTTGTGGAAAACCGGCTTCACGATGAATTTGAAAAGCTGGGTCAACGAGCCATGCCCGCGGAAGGCAAGAAAGGGCTGTCTTGAAAATTCGGTTTTTTAAAAATACCCGCAATTTTCACAAATGGATCGGGTTGGTTTGCGCCGTGTTTTTTATCATCCTTTCCCTCTCCGGCTTCATCCTCATGCATTACGAGGGCTTGGGTTTAAACGAAGTCGAAGTCAGCGGTAAATTCCTCCCCGACAAATATTTTCAAATCGAATCATCCAAGCGCAGTATTCAGACCATTGCGGCAACCCCGGAAGATTTTATTTACGTAGGCACAGATCACGGTCTTTACCGCTCCCAGGATGGCGGAAATACGTGGACGGAACTCAAGGAAGGTTTGTTCCATCAAAATATTAAAATCCTGACCGTAGATCCGATAGAAAGTGGCGTCATTTATGCCGGAACGCCAGGCGGGATCTTTAAAACCGAAAATGGCGGCGACCACTGGACCGACTGGATCGACGCCGCCAGCGGCCTGTCCAATGCTGATGTGAACGATATTGCCATCCACCCCAAAGATTCGGAAAAATTATACGCGGCGACCGAAGGAGGGCTCTTTTTTTCAGAGGATGCCGGCGGGTCCTGGGAAATTTTATTTGGCGGGAACGACGCGGAAAAAGGAATCGCCGTGACCCTGGTCCGTTTATCTTCCGTGAACTCAGAGGCAGTCTATATCGGCACCCAAAGCGGAATGTATCGAAGCGTCGATGCGGGAAAAAACTGGGAACCGGTTTGGAAGGACCAAATTTCCGATGCACTCACAATGGTTTCTTTGAAAACCGAACCTGAATTTTTTTACATCGGAACCCGCGACGGTCTTTTTAAATCGTTTAACCAGGGCCGCAATTGGGAAAAAGACAAGCATAAGGAAATAGACGAAGTGTCTTCCCTGCTTGTGAACCCTGAAGACATTGCCAATCTTACGGTCTCTACGGGGGAAAGGATTCTTGTGTCCCCCGATGGCGGGGATTCATGGGAACAGATCGAGTTCGATCCGGACCGGCAGTCCACAGGCGCGTCTTCATTCCCGCGGCTCACTGGAATTTACCAGATCGGGCCACCCTCCCCTGTTTTTATCGCCGGGACCACATCCGGGTTGTTTCTATCCACCGACGGCGGAAAAAACTGGCAGGAGCAAGAGCTTTCAAATTCTGGAAAACAACCGCAAGAAAGAAAAATGGATTTAGTAAAACTATTCACGGAGATTCACACCGGTCGATTTTTCGGTTCCTATTTTGTCTTGCTAGTCGATTTAGCCACATTGGGCCTGATCCTGCTGGTCATTTCCGGAATCTGGGTGGGCATTGCTCGCAAAAAAATGAGGAAGGGGAAAAAAGGACAGCCGGCGGGAGAACTGGAAACCGAATTATTGATCAATGTGCAGGAGACCGCGGACGATCTTTCCGTCGAAACCCACGAGATCCACGACATGATTGAGCATATCAGCAATCACCTGGAGAAATGCAAATCCGTTTATATGTCGAAAGAGAAAAAAGAGATCGAGGAAATCGACAGGCACATCACGACGCTGGACAAAAAGATGCATCACTTGATGGAGCGCATCGGTGAGTTTGAAAAATATTCGCAGAATTGAAAGACGGGTTTTTCTGGAAATGTCAGGGTGTCAGTGAATCAACCGTTCGCCCTTGCTGGAACCCGCATCCTTTGAACCCAGATCGCGGGGAAATTCCATCTTCTTGAATTCTTCCCAGTCATCGCGGCATAAATTGAATCCCACATAATCCAGGGCTTGCATGATCTCCGAGTCGGCAAATTTTTCACCGCCTTCATTTGCTTCCTGAATGGCTTCTTCAATGGATTCGCATAACTTGACGAACCGTTCTTCGTCATCACAAAACATCATATCTTTCATAAAATCGAATGCCATCTTAGCCCCCCTTGAAAAACCTTATAAACAGCCTGCTTGCATATTTTAAGATATCTTAGAGTAAAAACTCCTCAGTGCCAACAAAAAAACTTCGATTTCATTTTGTATCAAAGAAAAACTTTTTTCCCGCATTCGGGATGGGGATAGAATCGATCCCCCCAGCGCAACAGCATCGGCGCCTGCTGAAAGATAGTCGGAAACATTCTCCGGATTGATTCCCCCCACCGCCATCAATCGAATGTCTTGAAACGGGCCTTTGATGATTTTAAAATAGTTCGGACCCATTTGGGAAGCGGGAAATACCTTGACCATTACGGCTCCCGCGTTCCAGGCCTTTTCAATTTCAGTGGGTGTGAGAGCCCCCGGAAAATAAGCGAGATTTTGTTCCTTGCAAAATGCCGCCACCTCTTCATTCAATGTGGGAGCGACGATAAACTGCGCGCCGGAATCAGCGGCTATTCGCGCATCGTCAATCGAAAGCACCGTGCCGGCGCCCAGACACATGGAACTTGAATAGAGTTTATCGGCTTGTTCGATGAGACGAGGGGCATTGGGCGTGTTCAAGGTCACTTCCGCAAATCGAAGCCCTCCTGCGATCATCGCGTCCAGGACACCTGTGAGCGAGTCTTCAGTCACCCCACGCAAGATACCCATCACGGGTTCTTCCTGAAACCGGGATAGATTGAATCCGGACACGGGCATGAGTGGGTTAAATGTCCGCCTCGGTGGTCAGCTTTTCATAAAACCCTAAGTAGTCATCCTTCTTTTCCGACTGCCGGAGTTTCATAGCCGCTCTGGGGTGTAAATCCAGAACGCCGGTAATCATATAGGGAATGGTGTATCCCCATTCTATTTCCTGCTGAAGTTTGACAAAGTCGGATTCCAGCACACCAAGAATCGGACGGACATTGAATTTTGGATTCTTCAAAAAGCCCAACAGTAATTCGAGGGGACAATTCCCGGCCGCGCGGCCGATTCCTAAAATGGTTCCATCCAGATAGTTGATGTTTTGAATGATTGCTTCAATGGTATTGGCAAACGCCAGTTGCTGGTTGTTGTGCGCATGAATGCCAATTTCCCGGGATTTTAAAATATCCCTGTATTTCTTTGCAAGATAGGCAATTTGTTCGGAATAAAGAGCGCCAAAGCTATCCACCAGGTAAACCACATCCACTTCACTTTCTTTTTCCACCTGCTCCAGCGCTTCATCCAGTTCGCGTTCACGCGCGTGCGATACGGCCATGATGTTGACCGTCGTCTCATAACCTTTCGATTTCAAGGTATTGACCAGGTTGATGGCCTTGTCGATATCCTTGACATAAGAGGCGACCCGCATCATATCGACATAACTTTCGCTGGCGGGTAAAACATCCTCAGGATTGAAACGGCCGATATCGGCCATGACGGAAATTTTGCACTTTTTCTCGGTATCGCCGACGACCCGCTCGAGATCTTGTTCCGAGCAAAATTTCATCGGCCCAAACTCTTCGCGTTTGAACTGTTTTTCATCGGCCTTATAGCCCAGTTCAATGTAATCCACTCCGGAATCATTCACGGCGCGAAAAACACGACGGACCAGATCATCTTCAAACAGATGATTGTTCATCAAACCACCATCGCGGATGGTGCAATCCAATACTTTGATTTCTTTACGGTACATTCTTAATAGCTCCCCAGAGAGATCATTCCCCGGATAATTTAGAGTTCGCAATGATTAATACTAAAAAGGTTGAATTCGTTGATTATATTTTGATTAAATCTTTGGGTCAATCCCATTGTGAAGAAAATTTCGTTTAACCTCTTTTTTTCCGGGGATTTAGTTTTAAAATGACATCCGTGCACGGAATATACAGTACGCGATAGGCTGATCGTAAATTCTTGAAAAAATTTTATTTAAACACGGACAGGTGGGAATATGAACTATTGGCTGGTAAAGCAGGAACCTTCTAAGTACAGCTGGGAGCAGTTTGTGCAGGATAAAAAGACCTATTGGGATGGTGTGAGAAATTACCAGGCCCGCAACAACTTGCAATCCATGGAAAAAGGCGATCTGGTTTTTTTCTATCACAGCGTGGTGGGAAAAGAAATTGTGGGGATCGCTGAAGTAACAAAACCGGCATATCAAGATCCCACCACCGATGATGTACGCTGGGTGGTGGTGGACTTAAAAACCCTCATGCCCATGAAAATTCCGGTCACCCTGGAGGACATCAAGTCGCATCCTGATCTGCAATCCATTGCCCTTGTCAAACAATCGCGTTTGTCGGTTCTTCCTCTGACTAAAAAAGAGTTCACGCTCATTTTAAACATGGGAAAAACCAAACTGCAATGAAGAGCGGTGGCGCGCCGGGCCGGGGAAAATGATTGACTAAAATTTTCCCGGAGTATAGATTGATGCTCAAACCTCCTTCGGGTGAAATTCATGAGCAAAACAATTGGCATTTTATTTTTTCTTTGTCTGTTACTCGCCTGCGGTGGTAAAGAAGAAACAAAAAAAACCGCTCCCGGTGCAACGGCCCCCGTGGCCGGGCAAAGTCAAGACGAGCATATCAGCGGTGATGAAACTTCCACGGGCCATGTCTCTGGGGCTCCCTCCCCATCTGATTCCCATGTGAGCGGAAATTAAATTGGGTCGTGCATTTCTCATTCCGGTAATTTTTCTAGGTTTCTCCGCCTTGCCTGCGGTAGAAAGCCTGGCGCAACCCAAATCTGCCAATTGCCTGAAACTCGTACTTCCCCTGGATAAAACACGGGAAGACGTGCAGTCTGAAGGAGGTGTTTGGGGAATTTTTTCTAAAAATCCCGCAATGAACCGTCATTCTTCAAAAGCCATCGCAGTCGACTCGAAAATGAGCCGATTGATTTCGACCCTGACCTATCTTTGTAAAACCAGGTCAGGAGTCCCGTTGAACGAACTGGCAAGTTATGTCTCCAGGAAAGTGGCGGAACTGGGCGAAGAACGTTTTAAAAACCTGCACGTCACCCTTGGGAAGCCCGAAAAAGAGATAGAAAGCTGGCTGGTCTATACAAAAATCGCCAAAGCGAACAGGAAAAGGGTATTAGAATTTGAAAAAATAAAAATTTCGATTCAGGATGCCGGTCGCCTTGTTAAAGCATACCGGACCTTGTTCACAGAATTCATGAACGGAGATGAAGTGGAAACGCTCTTGTCCAGAACCACTTCACTGAATAAAAAAGTTGAAGAATTTTTCATCCAGGACCCGTACATAGCGTTAGCCATTTTCGAAGAATCTCAAGTCCCTTTTTGGGACATCGATGAAAACTACGGCGGATCTTAAAAAATTTTGAACCGAATCCAGTGACAGGAGGAAGAAAAATGGGGAGTTTTTTGGTTATTGGCGCCACCGGAGTCATGGGAACCTCAGCCATTCAGGCCATCCGTAAGGTGCATGGAAAGGATGCCGTGATTGTCGGCAATTGGTACGGCAAGGAAATTCCGGGATTTCAGATAGACGACGTCGATCACACCCTCTTTGGAGACATCAACGACCCGCAATGTATCAAATCCATAAAATCCGTAACCGCCGGCAAGTTTGACATGATGTTTTACGCCACGGCATTGGGGGACGTGGGGACACCCATCAGGGAAGCCACGCAGGAGCAAATTGACAAATCCAACAAGCTGTCATTTCTTCCTATACTGAATCTGGAAGAGACATTTGATATTGGCACCATCGTGGCCTATTCGACCTTTTATGTGATTCGCCATCAACTCGCCACTTATGGGGCCATGGGCTATTCCAAGGAAGCGATCGAAAAATGGACCGTGGAAAAGGGAAAATCCAGGCATGCCTGCATACGGGCCGGATTGTTCGAATCGACTTCTTCACGCGGCATCAAACTGCTTCTAAGAAAAGCGGCCAAGAATCCGGAAAATCTGAAAGATCCCCTGCTTCGCTCCTATTTTGAGAACAAAAGCTCAAAAGAAGGCATTAAAGAATTTGAAGAGGGAATATTTCGCGAGGAAAAAGAAGCATACGGCGATGCAAGAACCACGCAGGAAGATTTGTATCAAGCCCACCTGGATCTGTTCCAATCAAAAAATCCCGTTTTCGTCAACGTTTGCGGCAAGCGAATCTGGCACACGGACACACCCCTTCTCCTGAAGGATTATCTGTAAAAATTTAAAAATTAATAAAGAAAATAAAGTCCGAAAACTCAGCGGTTCTCAGACAAATTGGGAATTAGATAGCCTTTGTAAATAAAGGAGTTATGGATTTATTGCCGAATTTGTTCTATACTTCAACATCCACCTAATTAATA
This genomic interval carries:
- the kdgA gene encoding bifunctional 2-keto-4-hydroxyglutarate aldolase/2-keto-3-deoxy-6-phosphogluconate aldolase is translated as MPVSGFNLSRFQEEPVMGILRGVTEDSLTGVLDAMIAGGLRFAEVTLNTPNAPRLIEQADKLYSSSMCLGAGTVLSIDDARIAADSGAQFIVAPTLNEEVAAFCKEQNLAYFPGALTPTEIEKAWNAGAVMVKVFPASQMGPNYFKIIKGPFQDIRLMAVGGINPENVSDYLSAGADAVALGGSILSPSRMREKSFSLIQNEIEVFLLALRSFYSKIS
- a CDS encoding ubiquinol-cytochrome c reductase, translating into MNYWLVKQEPSKYSWEQFVQDKKTYWDGVRNYQARNNLQSMEKGDLVFFYHSVVGKEIVGIAEVTKPAYQDPTTDDVRWVVVDLKTLMPMKIPVTLEDIKSHPDLQSIALVKQSRLSVLPLTKKEFTLILNMGKTKLQ